Proteins encoded in a region of the Tripterygium wilfordii isolate XIE 37 chromosome 21, ASM1340144v1, whole genome shotgun sequence genome:
- the LOC119990022 gene encoding annexin-like protein RJ4 isoform X2, which translates to MFNEDLVKRLESELSGDLEKAVYRWMLDPADRDALIANIAIKKGSPDYHVIIEIACVLSPEELLAVRKAYQIRYKRSLEEEVASNTSGDIRKLLVGLVTAYRYNGDDVDAKLADKEADILHDAIKNKNYTNEEVIRILSTRSRYQLLATFNRYRDEHGHSVSKALSSLRENDFINAMHTTIQCINDHKKYYQKVLRSSMEGFGTDEDALTRVIVTRAEKDLKDIKELYFRKNSVSLDHDVAKDTSGDYEAFLLTLLGKED; encoded by the exons ATGTTCAATGAAGATCTTGTCAAGCGCCTTGAGTCCGAGCTCTCTGGGGACTTGGAG AAAGCAGTGTATCGATGGATGTTGGACCCGGCGGATAGAGATGCTTTGATTGCCAATATAGCTATCAAGAAAGGGAGCCCTGACTATCATGTGATCATCGAAATCGCTTGCGTTCTGTCTCCTGAAGAGCTCTTGGCAGTGAGAAAGGCGTACCAGATTCGCTACAAGCGTTCATTGGAGGAAGAAGTGGCGTCCAATACCTCTGGTGATATCCGGAAG CTCTTGGTAGGCCTAGTGACTGCATATAGGTACAATGGTGATGATGTGGATGCAAAATTAGCTGACAAGGAAGCTGATATCCTTCATGATGCTATCAAAAACAAGAACTATACTAATGAAGAAGTTATCAGGATCCTGAGCACAAGGAGCAGATACCAGCTTTTGGCAACTTTCAATCGCTACAGAGATGAGCATGGCCATTCCGTCAGTAAG GCTTTGTCGAGTCTTCGAGAGAACGATTTCATCAATGCAATGCATACAACTATTCAATGCATCAATGACCACAAGAAGTACTATCAAaag GTTCTGCGCAGCTCAATGGAAGGGTTTGGGACGGACGAGGATGCGCTTACTCGTGTGATAGTTACGAGGGCAGAGAAGGACTTGAAAGACATCAAGGAGCTTTATTTCAGGAAAAATAGTGTGTCTCTTGATCATGATGTGGCCAAGGATACCTCTGGAGATTACGAGGCGTTCCTCCTCACTCTTCTAGGAAAGGAGGACTGA
- the LOC119990022 gene encoding annexin-like protein RJ4 isoform X1 → MATLIAPIQTSAKEDAELVNKAVKGWGYDEKTLIKILGHRNAYQRQQLKQAYEEMFNEDLVKRLESELSGDLEKAVYRWMLDPADRDALIANIAIKKGSPDYHVIIEIACVLSPEELLAVRKAYQIRYKRSLEEEVASNTSGDIRKLLVGLVTAYRYNGDDVDAKLADKEADILHDAIKNKNYTNEEVIRILSTRSRYQLLATFNRYRDEHGHSVSKALSSLRENDFINAMHTTIQCINDHKKYYQKVLRSSMEGFGTDEDALTRVIVTRAEKDLKDIKELYFRKNSVSLDHDVAKDTSGDYEAFLLTLLGKED, encoded by the exons ATGGCCACCCTCATTGCCCCTATCCAAACTTCTGCTAAAGAAGATGCAGAATTAGTAAACAAGGCTGTCAAAG GTTGGGGGTATGATGAGAAGACTTTGATCAAAATTCTGGGTCACAGAAATGCATATCAAAGGCAGCAACTCAAGCAAGCTTATGAGGAGATGTTCAATGAAGATCTTGTCAAGCGCCTTGAGTCCGAGCTCTCTGGGGACTTGGAG AAAGCAGTGTATCGATGGATGTTGGACCCGGCGGATAGAGATGCTTTGATTGCCAATATAGCTATCAAGAAAGGGAGCCCTGACTATCATGTGATCATCGAAATCGCTTGCGTTCTGTCTCCTGAAGAGCTCTTGGCAGTGAGAAAGGCGTACCAGATTCGCTACAAGCGTTCATTGGAGGAAGAAGTGGCGTCCAATACCTCTGGTGATATCCGGAAG CTCTTGGTAGGCCTAGTGACTGCATATAGGTACAATGGTGATGATGTGGATGCAAAATTAGCTGACAAGGAAGCTGATATCCTTCATGATGCTATCAAAAACAAGAACTATACTAATGAAGAAGTTATCAGGATCCTGAGCACAAGGAGCAGATACCAGCTTTTGGCAACTTTCAATCGCTACAGAGATGAGCATGGCCATTCCGTCAGTAAG GCTTTGTCGAGTCTTCGAGAGAACGATTTCATCAATGCAATGCATACAACTATTCAATGCATCAATGACCACAAGAAGTACTATCAAaag GTTCTGCGCAGCTCAATGGAAGGGTTTGGGACGGACGAGGATGCGCTTACTCGTGTGATAGTTACGAGGGCAGAGAAGGACTTGAAAGACATCAAGGAGCTTTATTTCAGGAAAAATAGTGTGTCTCTTGATCATGATGTGGCCAAGGATACCTCTGGAGATTACGAGGCGTTCCTCCTCACTCTTCTAGGAAAGGAGGACTGA